In the Longimicrobiales bacterium genome, one interval contains:
- a CDS encoding enoyl-CoA hydratase-related protein: protein MSTRVHVKIDAGIAEIRLDGPDKHNVLGIAGWRTLAEEFETLTKNADVRCVTIRGVGGRAFSAGSDISAFEAQRTAPDDVKGYSDAIGTALHAVWNCPHPTIAIVQGLCVGGGLEIISCCDVRVCEASSRFGAPINRLGLTMSHTELDPLVRLIGAGAALDLLLTGELVPAAGARRIGLVNRVVPDGEVRTRGRELAEQIAAGAPLVNRWHKKFIRRLEDPTPLSDAERAEAHDAFQTDDYREGREAFVEKRKPTFTGE, encoded by the coding sequence ATGAGCACAAGAGTCCACGTAAAGATCGACGCAGGCATTGCCGAGATCCGTCTCGACGGCCCAGACAAGCACAACGTGCTTGGTATCGCTGGTTGGCGGACCCTAGCAGAAGAGTTCGAGACGTTGACGAAGAATGCGGATGTTCGGTGCGTCACGATCCGAGGTGTGGGTGGGCGCGCCTTCTCCGCCGGATCCGATATCTCGGCCTTCGAAGCTCAACGAACTGCACCGGACGACGTGAAGGGATACTCGGACGCGATCGGCACGGCGCTCCATGCCGTTTGGAACTGTCCACACCCAACGATCGCCATCGTTCAGGGACTCTGCGTGGGCGGGGGCCTAGAGATCATCAGCTGCTGTGACGTTCGAGTCTGCGAGGCATCGAGCCGATTCGGGGCCCCCATCAATCGGCTCGGCTTGACCATGTCGCACACGGAACTCGATCCGCTGGTGCGGCTGATCGGAGCTGGGGCGGCGCTCGATCTTCTCCTCACGGGGGAGCTCGTGCCTGCGGCCGGAGCACGGCGTATCGGGCTTGTAAATCGCGTGGTGCCGGATGGTGAGGTCCGGACGCGCGGTCGCGAGTTGGCGGAGCAGATTGCCGCGGGTGCTCCTCTTGTGAATCGTTGGCACAAGAAGTTCATCCGCCGGCTCGAGGACCCGACGCCGCTTAGCGATGCCGAGCGCGCCGAGGCACACGACGCCTTCCAGACGGACGACTACCGTGAAGGCCGCGAAGCGTTCGTGGAGAAGCGTAAGCCGACGTTCACCGGAGAGTAG
- a CDS encoding TRAP transporter large permease, which yields MSLLGIGLVLLLLVVLGIPIAISLGAVAVLAMITGPGGIGSLPNVGLVMYSGSTSFPLIAIPLFILAGAIMNASGISTRLINFASALVGFIRGGLAMVTISASLFFAEISGSAVADVAALGSILIPAMKRKGYSKSFAAAVTSSSATLAVIIPPSIPMILYGVMSGSSIVELFVAGIIPGVLGGLMMMLVAYMLARKRNFPKEQMFKLERVWETAREAAWALTLPVIILGGIFSGWVTATEGAGLAVVAAMFIGGVIYRELDLPHLKKAILEGGTQTAVVMLLVAASALLGDYLTEVRVPQRVAEGIMGMTQDRWAILLLLNGFFLVIGLFLHSAAAIILVVPIVMPLVTAAGIDPVHFGLVVTLNLGIGQQTPPVASVLVTACSVAKADIWQVSKVNVYFVAVLLAVLLLVTYVPAIPMFLVEMFYR from the coding sequence ATGAGTCTGCTCGGAATTGGCCTCGTGTTGCTGTTGTTGGTGGTTCTCGGGATCCCGATCGCGATCTCTCTCGGAGCCGTGGCGGTGCTGGCCATGATCACGGGGCCCGGTGGGATAGGTTCGCTACCCAACGTGGGTCTCGTGATGTACAGCGGGTCCACGTCCTTCCCGCTCATCGCGATTCCGCTCTTCATCTTGGCCGGCGCGATCATGAACGCGTCGGGTATCAGTACGCGATTGATCAACTTTGCCTCTGCGTTGGTCGGTTTCATCCGGGGCGGTCTGGCGATGGTCACTATCAGCGCCTCGCTCTTCTTTGCAGAGATCAGCGGATCGGCGGTCGCGGACGTGGCGGCGCTCGGATCGATCCTGATCCCAGCCATGAAACGGAAGGGATATTCGAAGTCGTTCGCGGCTGCAGTGACATCCTCGTCTGCGACCCTCGCGGTGATTATCCCTCCGTCGATCCCGATGATCCTCTATGGGGTGATGTCTGGATCGTCGATTGTCGAACTCTTTGTTGCTGGCATCATCCCAGGGGTCCTAGGCGGCCTCATGATGATGTTGGTCGCATACATGTTGGCCCGGAAACGTAATTTTCCTAAAGAGCAGATGTTCAAGCTCGAGCGCGTTTGGGAAACGGCTAGGGAAGCGGCGTGGGCCCTTACACTTCCGGTCATCATCCTGGGCGGGATCTTCAGCGGATGGGTTACCGCCACGGAAGGCGCAGGGCTGGCCGTCGTGGCGGCGATGTTCATTGGCGGTGTGATCTACCGAGAGTTGGACCTGCCGCATCTCAAGAAGGCGATTCTAGAGGGGGGCACGCAGACCGCCGTCGTGATGCTGTTGGTGGCTGCGTCCGCGCTGCTCGGGGATTACCTGACGGAGGTCCGGGTACCGCAGCGAGTGGCGGAGGGCATCATGGGTATGACCCAGGACCGTTGGGCCATCCTACTTCTGCTGAACGGCTTCTTCCTGGTCATTGGGCTCTTCCTTCACTCTGCGGCAGCCATCATTCTGGTCGTGCCCATCGTGATGCCTTTGGTAACGGCTGCAGGCATCGATCCTGTACACTTCGGACTCGTCGTGACCCTCAATCTTGGCATCGGGCAACAGACGCCGCCTGTTGCCTCGGTCCTCGTGACCGCGTGTTCCGTCGCCAAGGCGGACATCTGGCAGGTGAGCAAGGTCAACGTGTACTTCGTGGCGGTGCTGCTCGCTGTGCTTCTGCTCGTGACCTACGTTCCGGCGATTCCGATGTTCCTCGTGGAGATGTTCTACCGATGA
- a CDS encoding TRAP transporter small permease, giving the protein MKPAVFRSRLRVFLETIVLVLMVALAVIVVVGVGFRKAGASLVWYDEVASIMLAWLTYYGAALAALSRSHIGMPTLVDKMHGNLRKGVVLFGEVVVIAFFSVLAWAGVRVFSVLGGTTLVSLPWVPTAVAQSVIPIGAVLFIVSQLLSLPDALREPVAEPDEEFAYVATAEADGPASSGADA; this is encoded by the coding sequence GTGAAACCAGCCGTCTTCCGAAGTCGACTCCGGGTCTTCCTGGAGACGATCGTTCTGGTCCTGATGGTGGCTCTTGCCGTCATCGTTGTGGTGGGCGTCGGGTTCAGGAAGGCGGGGGCGTCACTCGTCTGGTACGACGAGGTTGCCTCCATCATGCTCGCCTGGCTTACCTATTACGGAGCCGCTCTCGCTGCCCTGAGTCGATCGCACATCGGCATGCCGACGCTCGTCGACAAGATGCACGGCAATCTCAGGAAGGGCGTCGTGCTGTTCGGCGAAGTCGTCGTGATCGCCTTCTTCTCCGTGCTAGCCTGGGCGGGCGTACGTGTCTTCTCCGTTCTGGGAGGGACTACGCTCGTGTCTCTTCCCTGGGTGCCGACCGCGGTCGCTCAGTCGGTGATTCCCATTGGTGCGGTGCTCTTCATCGTCTCGCAATTGTTGTCGCTGCCAGATGCGCTGAGGGAGCCAGTCGCTGAGCCTGACGAGGAGTTCGCGTATGTGGCGACGGCCGAAGCTGATGGGCCGGCGAGCTCTGGAGCCGACGCATGA
- a CDS encoding TRAP transporter substrate-binding protein, whose amino-acid sequence MSRFRTVATTAAFVAISLGSIGCVAEGDGGPIELKFGHVGEPGSLFALSAEEFARRANERLDGYEVVVFGSSQLGGDELLLQKIKLGTVDFALPSTVMSSQIDAFGLFEMPYLVVDREHMRAIEEAVVWPDLAPLAEAAGYRMLGVWENGFRHVTNNERPITAPADLAGIKLRTPRGVWRVKLFQAYGANPTPMALSEVFIGLQTGVIDGQENPLAQIWGSKLYEVQDYLSMTGHVYTPAYVVVSPSQWDRLSDDVRQILEEEVRSTQAFVHETAARLDTELLTSVRDAGVEVNSPERAAFVQASTGLYEEFDATVEGGGDLVRRALDSGSN is encoded by the coding sequence ATGTCTCGGTTCCGCACTGTGGCGACGACCGCTGCGTTTGTGGCGATTTCGCTCGGTTCCATAGGATGCGTCGCTGAAGGGGACGGTGGCCCGATCGAGCTCAAGTTCGGACATGTCGGGGAGCCGGGATCGCTCTTCGCTCTCTCGGCGGAAGAGTTCGCGCGCCGAGCGAACGAACGTCTCGACGGCTATGAGGTCGTTGTTTTCGGTTCCAGTCAGCTGGGTGGTGACGAACTTCTGCTACAGAAGATCAAACTGGGCACCGTCGACTTCGCCCTCCCGTCCACGGTGATGTCGTCCCAGATCGATGCGTTTGGCCTGTTCGAGATGCCCTATCTCGTCGTGGATCGGGAGCACATGAGGGCCATCGAGGAGGCGGTCGTATGGCCTGATCTCGCACCGCTTGCGGAGGCCGCGGGGTATCGAATGCTCGGTGTCTGGGAGAACGGATTTCGCCATGTGACGAACAATGAGCGGCCCATCACTGCTCCGGCCGACTTGGCGGGCATCAAGCTTCGCACTCCCCGCGGAGTGTGGCGGGTCAAGCTCTTCCAAGCTTATGGAGCCAACCCGACGCCGATGGCTTTGTCCGAGGTCTTCATTGGGTTGCAGACTGGTGTGATCGACGGACAAGAGAACCCGCTCGCCCAGATATGGGGCTCCAAGCTGTACGAAGTGCAGGACTACTTGTCCATGACGGGCCATGTGTACACTCCTGCCTACGTGGTGGTGTCTCCGAGTCAATGGGATCGGTTGTCCGACGATGTTCGCCAAATCTTGGAAGAAGAGGTCCGGTCCACGCAGGCGTTCGTGCATGAGACGGCGGCCCGGTTGGATACGGAGTTGCTGACGTCCGTCCGTGATGCCGGCGTGGAGGTCAATTCGCCGGAGCGTGCGGCCTTCGTGCAGGCGAGTACGGGGCTCTACGAGGAGTTTGACGCGACCGTGGAGGGTGGCGGAGACTTAGTCCGGCGAGCCCTCGACTCAGGATCGAATTGA
- a CDS encoding aminotransferase class V-fold PLP-dependent enzyme: protein MTYRSGRHFLQLPGPTNVPDRVLRAMSRPTIDHRGPEFKELTGRLLAELKWLFRTKHHVLVHPSSASGAWEAAITNTLSPGDRVVVFDQGFFAEKWAAVADRFGLIVQREPWEPRRGLAADAVIDALRADHINAIKAVFVVHNETSTGVTSDVEVIGTAMQESGHPAMLFVDAVSSLAATDLQHDAWSIDVTVSGSQKGLMLPPGLAFLAIGPRALEARKAATLPRSYWDWDDQLAANEQGTFPYTPATNLLYGLEEALVMLREEGLANVFQRHARHARVARTAVAAWGLDTFAWNPLEASNAVTATVIPDGFDADELRTLILNRYDMSLGTGLGPYKGKLFRIGHLGDFNTLTLMGALAGIEMGLALAGIPHQPGGVRAAMDFLTTEGGGT from the coding sequence GTGACCTACCGCAGCGGACGACACTTTCTGCAGCTCCCCGGCCCGACCAACGTGCCGGACCGGGTGTTGCGTGCGATGTCCCGCCCGACCATCGACCACCGAGGCCCGGAATTCAAGGAACTCACAGGTCGGCTCTTAGCGGAGTTGAAGTGGCTCTTTCGGACCAAACACCACGTTCTCGTGCACCCGTCGTCCGCGAGCGGAGCCTGGGAAGCGGCGATCACGAACACGCTTTCGCCTGGAGACCGGGTCGTTGTCTTCGATCAGGGCTTCTTCGCGGAGAAATGGGCGGCCGTGGCCGACCGCTTCGGGCTCATCGTCCAACGTGAGCCCTGGGAACCGCGTCGTGGCCTCGCGGCCGACGCAGTGATCGACGCTCTGCGCGCCGATCACATCAACGCCATCAAAGCGGTGTTTGTCGTTCACAACGAGACGTCGACGGGTGTGACCAGCGATGTCGAAGTGATTGGTACGGCGATGCAGGAGTCGGGACATCCCGCCATGCTTTTTGTCGATGCGGTTTCGTCTCTGGCTGCCACGGACCTCCAACACGACGCTTGGAGCATTGATGTGACGGTATCCGGATCGCAGAAGGGGCTCATGCTTCCTCCGGGACTGGCATTTCTCGCGATCGGGCCGCGGGCGCTCGAGGCACGAAAGGCCGCGACGCTCCCTCGTTCGTACTGGGATTGGGACGACCAGCTCGCTGCGAATGAGCAGGGGACTTTCCCGTACACGCCCGCGACGAACCTCCTTTACGGACTTGAAGAGGCGCTCGTTATGCTGCGTGAGGAAGGACTCGCCAACGTGTTTCAGCGACACGCACGTCACGCACGGGTGGCGCGTACGGCGGTCGCTGCGTGGGGCCTCGACACCTTCGCGTGGAACCCGCTTGAGGCGAGTAATGCTGTGACGGCAACAGTGATCCCGGACGGCTTCGACGCCGACGAACTGAGAACGCTGATTCTCAACCGATATGACATGTCGCTGGGGACGGGGCTCGGGCCCTACAAAGGCAAGCTCTTTCGCATCGGGCACCTGGGTGACTTCAACACACTGACGCTTATGGGTGCACTTGCTGGCATAGAGATGGGACTGGCTCTGGCCGGGATCCCGCATCAGCCGGGGGGTGTGCGCGCTGCCATGGATTTCCTGACTACTGAAGGTGGAGGGACGTGA
- a CDS encoding FAD-linked oxidase C-terminal domain-containing protein, with amino-acid sequence MSRLSTDRAPGDADLERKLRGAIRGEVRFDAFTRGLYSTDASHYQIEPLGVVFPRSAEDVEAIMTVAREEGAPVLPRGGGTSQCGQTVGRAIIVDVSRHLTAFEVVGEDHVDADPGLVLDHLNSALKPDGSWFPVDPSTSNRATLGGMAGNNSAGSRSLKYGMMIDNVAAVEAVLPDGRRLWLGEGGSEGSLIPDELTALRALYARDADEIARTTPKAMRNVAGYAVDRLAPGHENLAQLLVGSEGTLAFFTKLRLRLAPVPRTRVLGVCHFPTLLGALDAVQHIVELAPSAVELVDENVLTLAAERPEFRSALSTFVVGAPKALLLVEFAEETAGADLSGKLKQLADLLGELGYPGGVVRAETASMQAAVWSVRKAGLNIVMSMAGPKKPISFIEDCAVPLEHLSGYATSVEEIFARHGSTGTWYAHASVGCLHVRPALNLRDPDDIRSMRAIAEETHEVVRRYGGTHSGEHGDGLLRSEFLATMLGDRMATLYGDVKRTFDPSGLMNPGKIVDPPRMDDRSLFRYNETYAESAPGRAEKALPVVLDWSEDNGILSAVEKCNNNGACRKSDPGVMCPSFRATQDERHSTRGRANALRLALTGQLGEDGLDSPEMAEAMSLCISCKGCKRECPTGVDMASLKLEWLHHQNRKHGISARERLLADLPRRASMLSRLAPLVNIGGANSLLRGLAESRLGISSRRPLPKWSSHPWRKSEANGTLGPGDAFPAVALFVDTFTRWFEPEVARAALDVLSQTRQTSGGVRAKGRPLCCGRTYLSAGLLDEAREEGHRVIDAMLPYAANGIPVVGLEPSCVYTIKEDLPRLIPTEDARRVADNMILFEEAIDADLESGITLPFVQQSGSAKVHGHCHQKAAGSADVTARLLNRIPGFDAELIESGCCGMAGAFGYHEEHYEVSMAIGDLDVLPAVREAGPDVAIVAAGTSCRAQITDGTGREAKHPAEIIRDALQKQIEP; translated from the coding sequence ATGAGCCGCCTGAGCACCGATCGCGCACCCGGCGACGCAGACCTTGAACGAAAACTCCGCGGTGCGATCCGGGGCGAGGTTCGTTTCGACGCATTTACTCGCGGGTTGTATTCGACTGATGCGTCTCACTATCAGATCGAACCATTGGGTGTGGTCTTTCCGAGATCCGCTGAGGATGTAGAAGCGATCATGACGGTCGCCCGCGAGGAGGGCGCCCCTGTTCTTCCGCGCGGCGGCGGCACGTCTCAGTGCGGACAGACCGTGGGCCGGGCCATCATCGTGGACGTGAGTCGCCACCTCACGGCATTCGAAGTCGTGGGAGAGGACCACGTCGACGCCGATCCAGGGCTGGTCTTGGATCATCTCAACTCGGCCCTGAAGCCAGACGGCAGCTGGTTCCCGGTCGATCCGTCGACCAGCAACCGTGCGACCCTGGGAGGCATGGCGGGCAATAACAGCGCCGGGTCTCGGTCCCTGAAGTACGGGATGATGATCGACAACGTTGCGGCGGTTGAAGCCGTGCTACCGGACGGGCGCCGCCTCTGGCTGGGTGAAGGCGGCTCTGAGGGGTCGCTCATCCCTGACGAACTCACGGCACTTCGCGCCCTGTACGCGCGGGATGCTGACGAGATCGCCCGGACCACTCCCAAGGCCATGCGTAACGTCGCCGGCTACGCCGTCGATCGCCTCGCTCCGGGGCACGAAAACCTGGCGCAGCTCCTTGTGGGCTCGGAAGGGACGCTCGCCTTCTTCACCAAACTCAGACTACGCCTCGCCCCTGTACCGCGGACCCGCGTCTTAGGCGTGTGCCACTTCCCCACTCTGCTGGGAGCTCTGGATGCGGTACAGCACATCGTCGAGCTCGCGCCCAGTGCCGTGGAACTGGTAGACGAGAACGTCCTAACGCTCGCGGCCGAGCGACCGGAGTTCCGGTCCGCGTTGTCGACGTTCGTCGTAGGAGCCCCGAAGGCGCTCCTGCTCGTGGAGTTCGCAGAAGAGACGGCCGGTGCCGACCTCTCCGGGAAGTTGAAGCAGCTCGCGGACCTCCTAGGCGAACTCGGCTATCCCGGCGGAGTGGTCCGGGCGGAGACGGCCTCCATGCAGGCCGCTGTGTGGAGCGTGAGGAAGGCCGGCCTCAACATCGTCATGTCCATGGCGGGGCCGAAGAAGCCGATCTCGTTCATCGAGGACTGCGCCGTCCCTCTCGAGCATCTGTCCGGGTACGCAACGAGCGTCGAAGAAATCTTCGCGCGCCACGGCTCCACGGGCACCTGGTATGCACACGCCTCGGTTGGGTGTCTGCACGTACGTCCTGCCCTAAACCTCAGGGACCCGGACGACATCCGCAGCATGCGTGCCATCGCTGAGGAGACCCACGAGGTCGTGCGCAGATACGGAGGCACACATTCTGGTGAGCACGGCGACGGGCTCCTGCGATCAGAGTTCCTCGCAACGATGCTGGGGGACCGCATGGCCACGCTCTACGGTGATGTTAAGCGCACTTTCGATCCGTCCGGGCTCATGAACCCTGGAAAGATCGTCGACCCACCGCGCATGGATGACCGGAGCCTTTTCCGGTACAACGAAACGTACGCGGAGTCCGCTCCGGGGCGGGCCGAAAAGGCTCTCCCCGTCGTGTTGGATTGGTCCGAGGACAACGGGATCCTCTCCGCAGTGGAGAAGTGCAACAACAACGGCGCATGCCGAAAGTCGGATCCGGGCGTGATGTGTCCGTCGTTCCGTGCCACGCAAGACGAGCGACATTCGACCCGAGGGCGGGCGAACGCCCTCCGGCTCGCGCTTACCGGACAGCTGGGAGAGGACGGACTCGATTCGCCCGAAATGGCCGAGGCCATGTCGCTGTGTATCTCTTGTAAGGGATGCAAACGCGAGTGTCCCACCGGCGTCGACATGGCGTCGCTGAAGCTCGAATGGCTCCACCACCAAAATCGGAAGCACGGAATCTCGGCGCGCGAGCGCCTTCTCGCAGATCTCCCTAGACGAGCCTCCATGCTCAGTCGCCTGGCGCCGCTCGTGAATATTGGCGGCGCCAACTCGCTGCTTAGAGGCTTGGCCGAGTCGCGGCTCGGAATTTCCTCGCGACGCCCACTTCCGAAGTGGTCCTCGCACCCCTGGCGAAAGAGTGAGGCCAACGGCACCCTCGGCCCGGGAGATGCCTTCCCCGCCGTGGCACTCTTCGTCGACACTTTCACGCGTTGGTTCGAGCCCGAGGTCGCGCGGGCTGCCCTCGACGTGCTTTCCCAGACCCGACAAACGTCCGGCGGCGTCCGGGCCAAAGGTCGCCCTCTGTGCTGCGGCCGCACGTACCTCAGCGCCGGACTACTCGACGAAGCACGGGAGGAAGGTCACCGAGTCATCGACGCGATGCTGCCATACGCTGCCAATGGGATACCGGTGGTAGGCCTCGAGCCCAGCTGTGTTTACACCATCAAGGAAGACCTTCCTCGCCTCATCCCCACGGAGGACGCCCGTCGAGTAGCGGACAACATGATCCTCTTCGAGGAGGCAATCGATGCCGACCTGGAGTCAGGCATCACGTTGCCCTTCGTCCAACAGAGTGGGTCCGCCAAGGTCCACGGACATTGCCATCAAAAAGCGGCGGGGTCCGCAGACGTCACCGCACGGCTACTCAACCGGATTCCTGGCTTCGACGCCGAGTTGATCGAGTCGGGATGCTGCGGGATGGCTGGAGCGTTCGGATATCACGAAGAACACTACGAGGTCTCAATGGCGATCGGAGATCTCGATGTCCTCCCCGCCGTTAGGGAGGCCGGCCCCGACGTAGCGATCGTCGCTGCCGGTACGAGCTGCCGTGCTCAGATCACAGACGGCACCGGGAGAGAGGCGAAACACCCCGCCGAAATAATCAGAGACGCACTTCAGAAGCAGATCGAACCCTAG
- the serA gene encoding phosphoglycerate dehydrogenase, giving the protein MTPTFKVVVTDKVSDTGLEPLRADARFEVIKIDDSSDPAFAEALKDAHGLVVRSATKVGGEMLAQAEHLRVIGRAGVGVDNIDLGAATERGVAVVNAPAGNTVSAAELTMALILSMVRKVSAADASMRTGAWERSSFKGVELRGRTLGLIGAGRIGGEVARRCAAFGMKVMAHDPYLTAERASGLGVSRASLDDVIEKADVISLHVPLTDDTRGLISTETLGRMKDGVFIVNVARGGVVDEAALAQALHDGQIAGAALDVYENEPLEEGSPLREAPNIVLTPHLGASTPEAQELVAVEISQAVRAALAEGDLSRALNAPAISGDALKALMPLFELGHKLGRLACALAPGGITGVEVRYGGESDEAVQPLTSYVLVGLLERVLGQDVVNFVSAAHLARQRGIGISRAQLARHKSYTEFVEVIIKGESQDFSVAGALLGEGHPRIVRIEKYHVDIVPSGALIVLKNHDVPGVIGRVGTLLGNHEINIGEYHQSRLSRGGDALAAIAVDADVALDVREALLELEEVSSAVVARLG; this is encoded by the coding sequence ATGACGCCGACCTTCAAGGTGGTCGTGACAGACAAGGTGTCTGACACTGGCCTCGAGCCGCTTCGGGCAGACGCTCGTTTCGAAGTGATCAAGATCGACGATTCGTCTGACCCGGCCTTCGCCGAAGCTCTGAAGGATGCGCACGGCCTAGTCGTGCGGAGTGCGACCAAAGTCGGCGGGGAAATGCTCGCACAAGCGGAACACCTCCGAGTCATTGGCCGTGCCGGCGTAGGTGTCGACAACATCGACTTGGGGGCGGCCACGGAGCGGGGCGTAGCCGTTGTGAACGCTCCGGCGGGCAACACCGTCTCCGCGGCGGAACTCACGATGGCTTTGATCCTGTCGATGGTGCGAAAGGTCTCCGCGGCTGACGCGTCGATGCGCACCGGCGCGTGGGAGCGGTCGAGCTTCAAGGGGGTCGAGCTCCGAGGGCGGACACTGGGCCTCATCGGCGCCGGAAGGATCGGCGGTGAGGTGGCCCGCCGATGTGCAGCCTTTGGCATGAAGGTCATGGCGCATGATCCGTACCTGACCGCGGAGCGTGCTTCCGGTCTGGGCGTAAGCCGTGCATCGCTCGACGATGTCATCGAGAAGGCTGATGTGATCTCCCTTCACGTCCCGCTCACCGACGACACCCGTGGCCTGATCTCCACGGAAACGCTTGGACGCATGAAAGACGGTGTGTTCATCGTGAACGTGGCGCGCGGCGGTGTCGTCGACGAGGCGGCGCTCGCTCAGGCGCTTCACGACGGCCAGATCGCGGGTGCGGCCTTGGACGTGTACGAGAACGAGCCTCTTGAAGAGGGCAGTCCCCTTCGGGAGGCGCCCAACATTGTGCTTACCCCACACCTGGGCGCGTCGACACCGGAAGCGCAGGAACTCGTGGCCGTGGAAATCTCTCAAGCGGTGAGGGCCGCGTTGGCGGAAGGGGATCTCTCCCGGGCGCTCAACGCACCCGCCATCAGCGGTGATGCGCTGAAGGCGCTTATGCCGCTCTTCGAGCTCGGTCACAAGCTGGGTCGGCTTGCATGCGCTCTGGCGCCAGGTGGGATTACAGGAGTCGAAGTGCGTTACGGAGGGGAGTCGGATGAGGCTGTGCAGCCCCTCACGTCGTATGTCCTGGTCGGATTGCTCGAGAGGGTTCTCGGGCAGGATGTGGTGAACTTCGTGAGCGCTGCTCACCTAGCCCGTCAGCGGGGCATCGGGATTTCGAGGGCACAGCTCGCGAGACACAAATCGTACACCGAGTTCGTGGAAGTCATCATCAAGGGTGAGAGCCAAGACTTCAGCGTCGCGGGCGCCCTCCTCGGGGAGGGACACCCCCGCATCGTGAGAATCGAGAAGTACCACGTGGACATTGTGCCAAGCGGAGCGCTCATCGTGCTCAAGAACCACGATGTGCCTGGAGTCATTGGCCGGGTCGGCACCCTCCTTGGGAACCACGAGATCAACATCGGAGAGTACCATCAGTCACGGCTCTCCCGTGGAGGCGACGCGCTGGCGGCCATCGCGGTCGATGCGGACGTTGCACTCGATGTACGCGAAGCCCTGCTCGAACTTGAAGAGGTGTCCTCAGCAGTAGTGGCGCGGCTGGGTTAG
- a CDS encoding alanine--glyoxylate aminotransferase family protein: MSQTASDGSETPFGRFFLPGPTEVRSDVLAAQTKAMIGHRGPGIQEVMGPLQEGLKQAFFTARPVFISSSSASGLMEAAVRNGASSRVLSLVNGAFSQRFASIAVACGLEVDEVSVPWGEAHDPSAVATALEGGDYDAVTVVHSETSTGALNDLPAISTVVKQHADTLLLVDSVTGCGGAELRTDAWGLDFVLTGSQKALALPPGLSFGVASEAMMERSASVTGKGFYFDLVEFQKNIEKLQTPTTPGLSTMYALQVQLDHFAEETMEGRWARHTSMAERTHAWVAEMAANGLPLSVMAPEGCRSPTVTAVQLGEGLSGPPIVKGMRERGWVVGGGYGKLKETSIRIGHMGDHSLDELNELLEVLTEVIL, translated from the coding sequence TTGAGCCAGACCGCTTCTGACGGTAGCGAGACTCCCTTCGGTCGCTTCTTCCTCCCTGGTCCGACGGAGGTCCGCTCCGATGTCCTCGCGGCCCAGACTAAGGCGATGATCGGACACCGAGGGCCTGGTATCCAGGAAGTGATGGGGCCACTCCAAGAAGGCCTCAAGCAGGCGTTCTTTACGGCCCGGCCCGTCTTCATCTCTAGCTCTTCAGCGTCTGGCCTTATGGAAGCTGCGGTTCGGAATGGAGCTTCCAGCCGCGTGTTGTCGCTCGTGAATGGGGCCTTCAGTCAGCGCTTCGCTTCGATCGCGGTGGCGTGTGGACTCGAAGTAGACGAGGTCTCCGTTCCGTGGGGCGAAGCCCACGATCCCTCCGCTGTCGCGACTGCCCTCGAAGGTGGTGACTACGACGCGGTCACAGTGGTGCATTCGGAGACCTCAACCGGCGCGCTCAACGACCTTCCAGCCATCTCTACCGTTGTGAAGCAGCATGCAGACACGCTTTTGCTGGTCGATTCAGTCACAGGGTGCGGTGGGGCCGAGCTTCGCACTGACGCATGGGGGCTCGACTTCGTTCTGACGGGGTCACAGAAGGCGCTCGCGCTTCCACCCGGCCTGTCGTTCGGTGTCGCGTCTGAGGCGATGATGGAGCGTTCGGCTTCTGTAACTGGGAAAGGCTTCTACTTCGACTTGGTCGAGTTCCAGAAAAACATCGAAAAGCTCCAAACGCCTACGACGCCTGGCTTGAGCACGATGTATGCGCTTCAGGTCCAGCTCGATCACTTCGCGGAAGAAACCATGGAGGGCCGCTGGGCCCGCCACACCTCCATGGCCGAGCGCACACACGCTTGGGTTGCTGAGATGGCGGCCAATGGTCTGCCCCTCTCAGTCATGGCCCCGGAAGGGTGTCGCTCTCCCACGGTCACTGCGGTTCAGCTGGGCGAGGGATTGAGCGGACCCCCGATCGTGAAGGGGATGCGAGAGCGGGGCTGGGTGGTTGGTGGGGGCTACGGGAAACTGAAAGAGACGTCCATCCGAATCGGACACATGGGCGACCATTCGCTCGACGAACTGAACGAACTTCTCGAAGTATTGACCGAGGTGATCCTATGA